In the Rhizobium sp. SSA_523 genome, GGCCGCGATATGGGCCAGTATGGCTTCCAGTCTTTCGGGGAAGCAGCCGGTTTTGACGCTGACGCGCTGCACAGTATAGGCGGCGCTGTAATCATGCTTGAACAAAGTGCTCCGTCGCTTTTTCGAATTGGTTTCTGCCGCGACCGCAGAAGAGAGAGCAATCACGCTCGCAAGCGCGACGCAAAACAGTCTACGCATTGAGTGCTCCTTGAAACAGACCGTCCTTCAATGGACGGCCGGTGATGGCAGAGCATGTGGTTTCAGAAAGTGACCCGAATAAGGTCATTTTTGCTCAAACTGGAGATAAGTCGGCCGTTTATATTAAAGCACGTTAAGAAATTCTAACATTACGGGTGTTTCTTGACATTCTGCATCCGACGGTATTTGTCTTGCGCGTGAGCCTGCAAGCATGTGGAAACGGGGAGGAATGGCGTTGCCGCAAAAGTGATGGATTGCCGTCAAATTGCCTCGAACGCCTATTGTTTTCCGAGACGGTTTCGCATTTCTTGCGCGCCCAACCCAATAAGAACCGGGGAAAAGGAGAAACCTATGGGCTTCCTCAATCGGACTTTGGCATCCACAATGCTCGCCGGCGCACTCGTCTTCGGCGCGTCGAGCGCCTTTGCGGAGGCGGTGCTTCATCGCGGCAATAGCGGTGAACCGCAAACTCTGGACTATGCGCATATCTCGATCGACATCGAGGGCTTTGTCGTCAAGGACCTGTTCGAAGGCCTGACGGTCTATGACGCCGCGGGCAAGATCGTGCCGGGCTCGGCCGAAAGCTGGACCGTCTCGGATGATGGTACCGTCTACACCTTCAAGATCCGCGACAATGCCAAGTGGTCCGACGGGACCCCGGTCACGGCCGGTGATTTCGAATTCGCCATGCGCCGGGTCGAGGATCCGAAGACCGCCGCCGGCTATGCCAACATCCTCTACCCGATCAAGAATGCCGAGAAGGTCAACAAGGGCGAATTGCCGCTCGACCAGCTGGGCGTGAAGGCCGTGGATGACAAGACCTTCCAGATCACCCTGGAGCGCCCGACCCCCTTCTTCCTGCAGCTTCTCGCGCACCAGACGGCCCTGCCGATCAGCAAGGCGAATTTCGAGAAGTTCGGCGATCAGTTCGTCAAGCCGGGCAACATGGTCTCCAACGGCGCCTTCAAGCTGCAGTCGCATGTGCCGAACGATACGCTGACGGTCGTCAAGAACGACCAGTATTGGGATGTCGCCAATGTGAAGCTCGACAAGGTCATCTTCTACCCGATCGATGACGATGCCGCCTCCGTCCGCCGCTTCGAAGCGAAGGAAATGGACCTCGTCTACAATTTCTCAGCCGACCAGATCAAACGCCTGCGCGAGAGCTATGGCGAGCAGGTCCATGTCAATCCGTCGCTCGCGACCTATTACTATACATTCGACACCCGCGAGGCCCCCTATAGCGACGTGCGCGTCCGCACCGCGCTTTCGATGGCCGTCGACCGCGACTTCCTGGCCAGCGAAATCTATTCCGGCGCCCAATTGCCCGCCTATCACCTGGTTCCGCCGGGCATGGAAGGCTATGGCGAAGGCGCTGTGCCCGAATGGGCTTCGATCTCGCAGATCGACCGCGAAGACAAGGCCATCGCGCTGATGAAGGAAGCCGGTTACGGCGAGGGCGCAAAGCCGCTTTCGATCGAGATCCGCTACAACACCAATGCCAATCACGAGCGCGTGGCAACCGCAGTTGCCGATATGTGGAAGAACACGTTCGGCGCGACTGTCTCGCTGGTGAACCTCGACGTGGCGTCTCACTATGCTTATCTGCAGGAAGGCGGAAAATTCAACGTCGCGCGCGCCGGCTGGACGGCCGATTATGCCGATCCGGAAAACTTCCTGGCGCTGAACATCAGCACCAACAAGACCTTCAACTACGCCAAGTACAACAATGCCGAATTCGACAAGCTGATGCAGCAATCCTATGCCGAGCAGGATCAAGCCAAGCGCATCGAACTCCTGAAGCAGGCGGAAGCGCTGATCAGCCGTGACCAGCCAATCGCGCCCCTGATGAACACGGCCAATCTGTGGCTCGTGTCCCAGCGCGTATCGGGCTGGCAGGATAACGCGGTCAACGAACACCTCTCCAAGTTCCTCAGCGTTTCCGAATAATCGTAAAGGGAGAATGACGCGCGGCCGCCCGAAAAAAAGGGTGCCGCGCGTCCGTTCTTTTTGAGCCCATGATCAGCTTTGTCCTGCGACGGCTGATGAGTGCCGTTCCCACGGTCTTCATCGTCGTGACGATTTCGTT is a window encoding:
- a CDS encoding peptide ABC transporter substrate-binding protein yields the protein MGFLNRTLASTMLAGALVFGASSAFAEAVLHRGNSGEPQTLDYAHISIDIEGFVVKDLFEGLTVYDAAGKIVPGSAESWTVSDDGTVYTFKIRDNAKWSDGTPVTAGDFEFAMRRVEDPKTAAGYANILYPIKNAEKVNKGELPLDQLGVKAVDDKTFQITLERPTPFFLQLLAHQTALPISKANFEKFGDQFVKPGNMVSNGAFKLQSHVPNDTLTVVKNDQYWDVANVKLDKVIFYPIDDDAASVRRFEAKEMDLVYNFSADQIKRLRESYGEQVHVNPSLATYYYTFDTREAPYSDVRVRTALSMAVDRDFLASEIYSGAQLPAYHLVPPGMEGYGEGAVPEWASISQIDREDKAIALMKEAGYGEGAKPLSIEIRYNTNANHERVATAVADMWKNTFGATVSLVNLDVASHYAYLQEGGKFNVARAGWTADYADPENFLALNISTNKTFNYAKYNNAEFDKLMQQSYAEQDQAKRIELLKQAEALISRDQPIAPLMNTANLWLVSQRVSGWQDNAVNEHLSKFLSVSE